The Maritimibacter sp. DP1N21-5 DNA window AGCGCCTTGGGACCCACCATCGCCAGAATGGCGAGATAGACCGACACATCGGCCAGCGCGAACATCGTCGGACCCGAGACGGTCCCGCCCGGACGCAGGTGCTTGTCGGCCACGTTGGCGCGGGTGACGAGGTGCATCGGGGTCACATCCATCACCTCGAACTCGCCCGCCACCTGTGGGAAGTGGTCGTCCAGAAAGCTGTTCAGTTCATCGAGCGTCATCGAAAGTTGCATGTTTTCCACCTCGCTGTTCCGGCCTATCGTTGGCCAAAGCCACGCAGGAGGACAAGATGGCCGAGCTTCTGATCCGGGAGGACGCGGCGTCAGTCGCGCATCTGACGCTGAACAATCCGGGCGCACTCAACGCGCTGTCTGACGACATGCTCGCCGCGCTGAAGGCGACCTTCACGGACCTGATAGCCGACACGAGCGTCAAGGCCGTGATCCTTTCCGGTGCGGGCAAGGCCTTCTGCGCGGGTCACGACCTCAAGGAAATGCAGGCCGGTCGCCAATCGCCCGACGGGGGTGCCGCCTATTTCAACGATCTCTTCGCGCGTTGCGGCGAGGTGATGCAACTGATCCCCACCCTGCCCCAGCCGGTCATCGCCCAGGTCCACGGCATCGCCACCGCCGCCGGGTGCCAGCTTGTTGCGTCCTGTGACATGGCGGTCGCCGCCGAAGGCACGCGCTTCGGCGTGAACGGCGTCAACATCGGCCTCTTCTGCTCCACCCCCATGGTGGCCCTCTCGCGCAACGTGCCGCGCAAGCAGGCTTTCGAGATGCTCACCACCGGCGAGTTCATTGACGCCACCCGGGCCCGCGAAATTGGCCTCGTCAACCGCGTGGTCGCGCCCGAACATCTCGAGGACGAAACCCGCGCCCTGGCCGCGACCATCGCGAGCAAGCTCTCGTCCGCCGTCAAGATCGGCAAGCAGGCCTTCTACGAACAGATCCAGATGCCGCTCGACCAGGCCTATGACTTCACGCGCGAGGTCATGGCGGTCAACATGATGAACGCGGACACGGCGGAAGGCATTCAGGCCTTCATCGAAAAGCGCAAACCAGACTGGCCGCAGTGACGTTTGCTCGAAAACAGGGCTAACGCGGAGGGGCCCCGCTCCACCTTCATCGCCCGCGCCGTCATCCGTCCCCTCGGTTCGACGCGCCCACCCCCTTCACATTTGATCAAATTCGGCGGATAAGGTCACGCCCTACATCTTCCGGTTCCAGATGCCCTACTCCGTAACAGATCAAACACCGACAGCAGTTCTCATCGCAGGGCTCGACCCCGCGCGGATCGGTGCGCTGGCGCAGGCTTCCGCCACCGCCTATCTCGCCGCTCGTCCCCGCATCCGCGCTGCGCAGGTGACCGGCACCTCGCCCTTCCTCGACGCCGTCCCGATGCACTGGATGAAGGACTGGCCTTTGCCCGCCCCCCTGCTCGTGGCCGAGGCCAAAGGCTCCATCATCACCGATATCGACGGCAACCGGCTCGACGATTTCTGCCTTGGCGACACCGGGTCCATGTTCGGCCATTCCCCCGCCCCGCTGGCCGAGGCGATCCGCGAACAGGCGGCGCGCGGGCTGACCTACATGCTGCCGACCGAGGCCGCGGACCTTGCGGGAGAGCACCTCACACGGATCTTCGGCGACTACCGCTGGCAGATCGCGACGACCGCGACCGATGCAAACCGTTTCGCCCTGCGGGCCGCCCGCGCGATCACCGGCAGACCGAAGGTCCTCGTCTTCGATGGCTGCTACCACGGCACAGTGGACGACGCGATGGTGACGTTGTCCGACGGACAGACCGTAAATCGTCCCGGCCTCGTCGGTCAGGTCACGGATCTCTCCACGCTCGCCGTGGCCGCGACCTTCAACGACCTGGCCTCGGTCGAGGCCGCGCTGGCGAAGGGCGACGTCGCCGCGATCCTGACCGAGCCGGTAATGACGAACTCCTGCATGGTGCTGCCGGCTGCGGGTTTCCACGACGGTCTGCGGCGACTCGCCACTAAGTATGGCGCGCTCCTCATCATGGACGAGACACATACGATTTCGACGGGCCTCGGCGGCTACAGCCGGACCCATGGCCTCGATCCCGACGTCTTCGTCGCTGGAAAATGCATCGCCGGTGGGCTCGCCACGGCGGTCTGGGGGCTTCGGCCTGAGGTTGCGGAGCGCTTTCTCGCGGTCTACCGCGCCAAGCCCGCCGGCCATTCCGGCATGGGCACGACGCTTTCTGCAAACCCGCTCCAGTTCGCGGCCCTGACCGCGACACTGGCGCATGTGATGACTCCCGCCGCCTATGCCCATATGGAGGCCGGCGCCGCCCGTCTCGAAGCGGGCCTCGCTGCGGCGATCGAGGCCCATGCGCTGCCTTGGCACGTGGTCCGCGTCGGCGCCCGGGTCGAGTTCATCTGCGCCCCAGGTCCGCTGCGGAACGGCGCCGAAGCCGCCCGCGCCCATGTGCCCGACGTCGAGCGCGCGCTTCATGCGGCGCTCACCGTGCGCGGTTGTCTCATTGCCCCCTTCCACAACATGATGCTCGTCTCGCCCGTCACAACCGACGCCCAGATCGACCGCCTGATCGCGGCCTTCGACGAGATCCTTACGGAGCTGACCAGATGAACACCTGCCCGTCCGGCGCCACCCTTGCCGAGGCCGAAGCCTTTCTCGCCGCCCATCCCGAGATCGAAGCGATCGACATCGTTCTGCACGACTCAAACGGCATCGGTCGTGGCAAGATCATCCGGCGGCACGAGCTGATCCCGCTCTTCACCTCGGGCCGGCACATGCCGATCTCCATTCTCGGCCTCGACGTGGTGGGCGAGGACGTGCATGAAACCGGCCTCATCTGGGATCAGGGCGACGGTGACCTGCGCGCCTGGCCGGTGCCGGGCACGCTGAAGCGGCTCCACAACACCAGCCCGCCCCGCGCCGAGGTGTTCCTGTCGCTCTATGAACTCGACGGCCGTCCGATGACCTCGGACCCGCGCCATGCACTCGCGCGCCAGGTTGCGGCCTTTGCCGAACGCGGCCTTACCCCCGCCGGGGCTTTCGAGCTCGAGTTCTTCCTCCTCGACAATTCGCCCGGCCCGGACGGCAAACACATGCCTGCGCGCGACGTCCTCGACGGTCGGCAATCGCGCAAGACCGAGGTCTATTCGCTGGACCACCTGCACGGAATGCTGCCGCTTTTCTCCGACATCTATGCCGGGGCCGACGCGGCGGGCATTCGTGCCGAGACGTTGATCTCCGAATATGCCCCAGGGCAATACGAGCTGACGCTTCATTACCGCGACAACGTCATGCAGGCCGCCGACGACATCGTGCGCCTCAAACGCATCGTGCGTGCGCAGGCGCGGGCCCATGGCGTGACCGCCTGCTTTATGGCGAAACCCGTCGAGGACTACGCGGGCTCAGGCATGCATTTCCATGTCTCGGTGCTGGATGAAGCTGGCACCAACATCTTCGCCGAGGAGGAAGGAGCCGACTGGACTCCGACGCTCCTGCACGCCTTGGGCGGGCTCAAGGCCACGATGGGCGAAGCGATGCTGGTCTTCGCCCCGCACCTCAATTCGTGGCGGCGTTTCGCGAACCAGAGTTATGCACCGGTGTCCACGGCCTGGGGCCTCAACAACCGTTCGGTCGCCCTGCGCATTCCCGAGGGAAGCCTGAGCGCGCGCCGGATCGAACACCGCCCGGCAGGGGTGGATGCGAACCCCTATCTCGTGGGAGCGACGGTGCTGGCGGGCATCCTCCACGGCCTCGACAACCGGATCGATCCCGGCCCGGAGACCACCGGCAATGCCTATGAGGACGACAGCGCCACGACCATCCCGCGCGACTGGGGCGCCGCGATCCGCGCCGCGACCGCATCCGACTTCCTGAAAACCGCTCTTGGTGACGACATGCACCGCACCTTCACCGCCGTGAAAGCCGCCGAATATGCCCGCGTCGCCCGAACCGTGAGCGAAGTTGATTACGATCTCTACCTTCACAGCATCTGATGACGGAAACTTAGGTATACCGTCGCATACAGACTTTCGCTGCACCTGCAAATGGGTCTAGGGTTCCCCCGAGTCGCAGCGCGTCGCATCAACAGGAGCCCGTCATGGACAAGATCAAGGTCGCCAACCCCATCGTGGATATCGACGGGGACGAAATGACCCGCATCATCTGGGACCTGATCAAGAAGCAACTGATCGAACCCTACCTCGACGTGGACCTGCTCTACTACGACCTGTCCATCGAGGAACGCGACCGCACCGACGATCAGGTCACCGTGGACGCGGCGATGAAGATCAAGGAAGTCGGCGTCGGCGTGAAATGCGCGACGATCACGCCGGACGAGGCGCGGGTCGAGGAGTTCGGCCTCAAGAAGATGTGGAAATCCCCCAACGGGACGATCCGCAACATTCTGGGCGGGGTCGTCTTCCGCCAGCCGATCATCTGCCGCAACGTGCCGCGTCTGGTGCCGGGCTGGACGAAACCCGTGGTGGTGGGCCGCCATGCCTTTGGCGACCAGTATAAAGCCACCGATTTCACCTTTCCCGGCAAGGGCAAGATCACGCTGAAGTTCGAGGGCGAGGACGGCACCGTTATCGAACGCGAGGTCTATGACGCTCCCGGCGCCGGTGTGACCATGGCGATGTATAACTTGGACGAGTCGATCATCGACTTCGCGCGGGCCAGTTTCAACTATGGTCTCAACCTCAAGTGGCCGGTCTACCTCTCCACCAAGAACACGATCATCAAGGCCTATGACGGGCGCTTCAAGGATCTGTTCCAGGAGATTTTCGACAAGGAATTCAAGGCGCAATTCGACGAACTTGGCCTTTGGTATGAACACCGGCTGATCGACGACATGGTGGCCTCGTCGCTGAAATGGTCGGGCGGCTATGTCTGGGCCTGCAAGAACTACGACGGCGACGTGCAGTCTGACACGGTTGCGCAGGGCTACGGCTCGCTGGGTCTCATGACCTCGCAACTCATGACGCCCGATGGCAAGACTGTCGAGGCCGAGGCGGCGCATGGCACCGTCACCCGCCACTACCGCCAGCATCAGCGCGGCGAGGCGACGTCGACGAATTCCATCGCGTCCATCTATGCTTGGACCGGGGCCTTGAAGCACCGCGCGAAGCTTGACGACAACGACCGGCTCATGGGCTTTGCCGAAACGCTGGAACAGGTCGTGGTCGGCACCGTGGAAGCCGGCGAGATGACCAAGGACCTCGCGCTCCTCGTCGGTCCCGATCAGGGCTGGCTCACCACCACGGGTTTTCTCGATGCGGTCGACCGGAACCTGCAGAAGGCGCTGGGGTAGAGGCGCGGACACGACCGTTCCGCCACTGGTCGAGGTGAAACCGGCAACAGGTCCCGGGCGCGCGTCCCGATCGGGCGTTCGACGGCTTCCCTTTCGCCGGTCCGCGTCCTAGCGTGGCGGCAAGAGGACCCGCCATGACCGACGCCGTCGAACTTCAAGTCACCTTCCCCGACGCGCGGTCCGCGCAGGACGCCGCACGTGCGGCGGTGGAGAACCAGCTCGCTGCCTGCGCCCAGATCACCCAGGTCCAGTCGCTCTATCTCTGGCAGGACGTGATCCAGAACGACGCGGAATGGCTCGTCACCTTCAAGACACTCGCCGCGGCGGTGCCGGATCTGAGCGGCTTCCTTCGCGACATCCATCCCTATGACGTGCCCCAGATGACGGCCTTGCCCGTGGTCTGGACAACCGAGGACTACCTCGGCTGGATCGCGCGGAACGTGAGACACTGAATGCCCTACCTTATCCTCTTCTTCGCGGTGGTCGCCGAGACCATCGGAACCACCGCCCTGCAGGCGAGCCAGCAGTTCACCCGCCTTGGTCCTTCCATCGTCGTGGTGATCGCCTATGCCGTGGCCTTCGTGCTTCTGGGCTGGACGCTCAAGTTCCTGCCGGTGGGCATCGCCTATGCGATCTGGTCCGGTCTGGGTATCGTGCTCATCGCGGTGATCGGCTTTCTGGTCTTCGGGCAGAAACTCGACCTCGCAGCGCTTCTTGGCATGGCGATGATCCTTGGCGGTATCCTCGTCATCCACCTCTTTTCCCGCGCGACGCCGCACTGATGGCGTTCCTGTCGTCCCAGTCAGACCGTCATTCACTGATCGAAGATGCCTTCGCCTTTCTCACCGGCGCCGCGCTCATGGCGCTCTCGGTGCAGTTCCTGCAGTCTGCCGGCCTCTTCACCGGGCAGGTCGCCGGCGCGTCACTAATCCTGTCCTACCTGTCGGGCTACAGCTTCGGCGTGGTGTTCTTCGTTCTGAACTTGCCCTTCTATGCCTTTTCGCTCCTGCGCATGGGATTGCGTTTCACGTTGAAGAGCTTCGGGGCCGTGCTTCTGATGGCGGTGGTTGCGAATGCCATGTCGCGCCACATGGTGATCGAAGTTGCGCATCCCGCCGCCGCCGCGGTGCTCGCCGGTCTGATCGCAGGCGCGGGGCTGCTCGTCCTATTTCGCCACGGGGCGTCGATGGGCGGGATCGGAATGATGGCGCTTTTCCTGCAGGACAACCTCGGCATCCGGGCGGGTCTGGTGCAACTTGGCTTCGACGCCTGCATCTTCGTCATCGCCCTGTTCTTCTTTCCCTTCCCGCTCGTCATCTGGTCGCTTCTGGGAGCCGCCGTGCTCAATATCGTGATCACGCTGAACCACCGGCGCGACCGCTATATCGCAACGTCCTGAGCGCGCGCCCTTTCGCCATCCGCCAGAGCGTGGCACAATAAGGTCATGAATGCTGACCTTACGCCGAGACCGGACCCCGCGATGACCCATCCGCATCCCACGCCGCAGCACCCGCCCCATGTGGACGTGCCCCGCGAAGAGCCGCACTATTCGCTCTTCGAGGACTTGCAGGGCATCCTCATTGCGTCCGTGCAGGCGGCGCTCGGGATCCACCTCCTGCGCACGGCGGGGCTCATGACCGGGGGCACGGCCGGGCTCGCCCTCGTCATCGCCTACGCGACGGGCTGGAACTTCTCGCTCACCTTTTTCGCGATCAACATTCCCTTCTTCGCGATCGCCTGGTGGGCGCGCGGGCCGGTGTTCTTCGTCAAATCCATCGCTACGGTCACGCTCGTGTCGCTCATGGCCGAAGCGATCAAGCCGCTCCTCCAGATCGCCTCGATCCTCCCCGCCGCCGCTGCGATCCTCTTTGGCGTGAGCGCGGGCGTCGGGCTTCTGGGCCTGTTTCGCCACTCGGGGTCGCTTGGCGGCGTGTCTATCATCGCGCTCATCCTTCAGGACCGGTTCAACTTCCGCGCGGGCTATACCCAGCTCATCCACGACAGCGCGCTCTTCGTCATCGCCTTCCTCATCCTGCCCGCCGACAGGGTGCTCTGGTCGCTGCTGGGCGCGCTCATCCTCAACCTCGTGATTGCCTTCAACCATCGTCGCGACTGGTATGTGGTGACGTAACGGCCCGTTTGACTTGTGCACCTGCCCCGCGCCCCATGGCGGCAGGAGGACATCATGACGGAACCGGCATTGATCGAGGTGAACGGCATTCGCCTGCGCACATGGACCCTGGGCGATGGTCCGTTGGTGATCCTTGTCCACGGCTTTCCCGAGACGGCTCATAGCTGGCGTCATCAGGTCGCCGCCCTCTCCGCCGCAGGCTACCGCGTCGCGGCGCCCGATGTGCGCGGTTACGGCGGATCAGACGCGCCGGAGCCGGTCGAGGCCTATGCGATGGAGGAGATGACCCGTGATTTCGCCGACCTCGCGACGGCGCTGTCCCCCGATCCGGCGGTGATCGTGGGTCACGACTGGGGTGCGCCGCTCGCCTGGAACACGGCGCGGCTGTTTCCCGAGCGTTTCCGCGCCGTCGCGGGCCTGTCAGTGCCTTATGCCCCGCCCGGCGACCACGCACCCATCGACATCTACCACAAGCTCTTCACCGAGAAGGACCGCTTCTTCTATCAGGTCTACTTCCAGGACGAAGGCGTGGCCGAGGCCGAGCTCGAGGCCGATCCCGAGGATAGCCTCGTCAAGTTCTACTACGCATGGTCCGGCGACGCGCCCGAACACGGCTGGCCCACGGACAAGAAACACGGCGACAAGGTGCTGACCGGGCTCACCCGCCCTGATCTCCCGCTCTCCTGGTTCACCCAAGAGGACCTCGACGCCTATGCCGCCGCCTTCGAGGTCTCCGGCTTTCGCGGTCCGCTCAACCGCTACCGCAACCATCGGCGCGACCACGACTTCCTGAAGGCGCATCCGTCGAACCCGATCATCCAGCAGCCGAGCCTGTTCATCTATGGCGACCGCGACCCGGTCTTGACCATGTTCCGCACCCCGCCGGAAAAGCTCCTGCCCGCCACCCTCGCCGACCTGCGCGGTGTGCACCGCTTGCCGGGGATCGGCCACTGGACCCAGCAGGAGGCCCCGGAAACGGTCAATCGCCTGCTGATCGACTGGCTCAGGGCGCTATAGCACTGGCCTTTCCGGTCCTCCCCATGTATGCGCCCCGCAAGACGCGCATAAGGACGGACCATGGATCTTCGCAACATCGCCATCATCGCCCACGTCGACCACGGCAAAACGACGCTGGTGGACGAACTTCTGAAACAATCGGGCACCTACCGCGCCAATCAGGCGGTCGCCGAACGGGCGATGGATTCGAACGATCTCGAACGCGAGCGCGGGATCACCATTCTTGCCAAGGCGACCTCGGTCGAATGGAAAGGCACGCGGATCAACATCGTGGACACCCCCGGCCACGCCGACTTCGGCGGCGAGGTGGAGCGCATCCTGTCGATGGTCGATGGCGTCGTCCTGCTGGTCGATGCCGCCGAAGGCCCGATGCCGCAGACGAAATTCGTGACCTCGAAGGCGCTGGCGCTTGGCCTGCGCCCGATCGTGGTCCTGAACAAGGTCGACAAGCCCGACGCCGAACCCGACCGGGCGCTTGACGAGGTCTTCGACCTCTTCGCGAACCTCGGCGCCGATGACGACCAGCTCGATTTCCCGCATATGTATGCCTCGGGCCGCTCCGGCTGGGCCGACAACGAGCTCGACGGGCCGCGCAAGAACCTCGACGCGCTGTTCAAACTCATCGTCGACCACGTTCCGAAACCGCGCCAGCAGGCGCATCAGAACGAAGATTTCCGGATGCTCGCCACCACGCTCGGCGCCGACCCCTTCGTGGGGCGGATGCTGACCGGACGGATCGAGTCCGGCAAGATCAAGCCGGGCGCGACCATTCAGGCGATCTCCCGCGTGGGCCAGAAGATCGAACAGTTCCGCGTGTCCAAGATCCTCGCCTTCCGCGGCCTTGCCCAGACCGAGATCGAAGAAGGCGTGGCCGGTGACATCGTCTCGCTCGCCGGCATGTCGAAGGCCACCGTCTCCGACACGCTCGCTGCCCTCGCCGTGGACGAGCCGCTCGAAGCCCAGCCTATCGACCCGCCGACCATCACCGTGACCTTCGGCATCAACGACAGCCCGCTGGCGGGCCGTGACGGGAAAAAGGTGCAGTCGCGCGTGATCCGCGAGCGGCTCATGAAAGAAGCCGAATCCAACGTCGCGATCAAGGTCAAGGACACCCCCGGCGGCGAGGCTTTCGAAGTCTCTGGCCGTGGCGAATTGCAGATGGGCGTGCTCATCGAGAACATGCGCCGCGAGGGCTTCGAGCTGTCGATCTCCCGTCCGCAGGTCATCATGCGTGAAGAAGACGGCAAGCTCCTCGAGCCGGTCGAAGAAGCCACCATCGACGTGGACGACGACTATACCGGCGCCGTTATCGAAAAGCTGACCGGTCCGCGCAAGGGCGACCTGGTCGAGATGAAACCGGCGGGTGCCGGCAAGACCCGGATCATCGCCCATGTGCCGTCGCGCGGTCTCATCGGCTATCACGGCGAGTTCCTGACCGACACGCGCGGCACTGGCGTGCTGAACCGCGTGTTCCACGGCTGGACCCCGCACAAGGGCCCGATCGAGGGTCGGCGCGCCGGCGTGCTCATCTCCATGGAAGACGGCGAGGCGGTCGCCTATGCGCTGTGGAACCTTGAAGAACGCGGCAAGATGTTCGTCGTGCCGCAGGACAAGATCTATCAGGGCATGATCATTGGCGAGCACTCCCGTGACAACGACCTCGAAGTGAACCCGCTCAAGGGCAAGAAGCTGACCAACGTGCGCGCCTCCGGCACCGACGAGGCGGTGCGCCTGACCCCGATCACCAAGATGTCGCTGGAACAGGCCATCGCCTACATCAACGACGATGAGCTCGTCGAAGTGACGCCCAACGTGGTCCGGCTGCGCAAGCGCCACCTCGACCCGCACGAGCGCAAGCGCGCGTCGCGCGGGGCCTGAGGGCCTGCGATTGATCCGAAAGGGGCCCGGCGGTGATCGCCGGGCCTTTTTCGTTGTGCGCCATGACAAAGGGCCGGCGCTTTCGCCCGGCCCTTTCGCGTGTTGGTCCTGCGCCGATCACTCGGTGGTTTCGACGATCACCAGATCCCGTTCGCTTGCGCCCCGTGCATGATCGAGCGCCGCCTGGTATTCTTTCGAATGATAACAGGCTTCTGCTGCCTCGAGGGTCGGAAACTTGGCCACCACGTTGCGCGGCCGGTCCTTGCCTTCGAGCTGAACATAACGACCGCCGCGCGCGATGAAGGCGCCGCCGTGTTGCGCGATGGCGGGTCCGGCAAGCTCGGCATATTTCTTGTAGCTGTCCGGGTCCGTGACGTCGACATGTGCGATCCAGAGTGCGGGCATCTTAACCTCCGATGACGGCTTCGGCCGCCTTGATAGCATCTTCCGCTGCCGAGGCATCGCTGCCTCCGCCCTGCGCCATATCGGGCCGGCCACCGCCGCCCTTGCCGCCGAGCTTTCCAACCGCAGCGCGCACCAGATCGACCGCCGAAAGGCGTTCGGTCAAATCCCCGGTCACGCCCGCAGCCACGGCCGCCTTGCCTTCCACGTCCGCGATCAGAAGCACGGCGCCCGAGCCGAGCCGCGCCTTGTGTTCGTCGATGAGCGGCGGCAGATCCCGCCCGGAGACCCCCGACAGCACCTGTGCGAGGAACGTCACCCCATTTACTTCGCGGGCTTCGGCGGAGGCGCTCGGCCCGCCCGACATGGCAAGCTCCCGGCGCAGGGTCGCGACCTCGGAGGAAAGGGCCTTGCGTTCGTCCAGAATGGCCTGCAGGCGCGCCAGCACGTCCTGTTCCCCGGTCTTGAGCAGCCCCTCGACCTCGGACATGAGCACGTCGCGGCGGCGCAGTTCGCGCATCGCCTCTGCCCCGGTCAGCGCCTCGATCCGGCGCACACCGGCGGACGACGCGCTCTCTGCGGTCAGCACAAAGGCCCCGATGTCGCCCGTGCGCGCCACATGGGTGCCGCCGCAAAGTTCGATCGACCAGGTGTTCTTGTCCACGCCCTTGCCGGTCGGGGCGCGGCCCATCGACACGACGCGCACCTCATCGCCGTATTTTTCGCCAAAGAGCGCCTGCGCCCCCATCGCGCGGGCATCGTCGGGCGTCATGATCCGGGTCTCGACGGGCGAGTTCTGCCGGATGAAGGCGTTCACGTCGTTCTCGACCTTGGCCAGTTCCTCGCGGGTCAGAGCCTTCTGGTGCGTGAAATCAAAGCGCAGCCGGTCGGGCGCGTTGAGCGAGCCACGTTGTGCCACATGATCCCCGAGCGCCTCCCGCAGCGCTTCATTGAGAAGATGCGTCGCCGAGTGGTTGGCCCGGATGGTGGACCGGCGGTCGTGGTCCACGACCAGCTTCGCGCCCTGCCCGCGTTCGATCTTGCCTTCTTCGACGTCCGCGAAATGGATGAAGACGCCAGCGACCTTCCTGGTGTCGGTCACGCGGGCGCGTCCCGTGTCGGTCGTGATCGTTCCGGTGTCGCCCACCTGACCGCCCGCCTCGGCATAGAAGGGCGTCTGGTTCACGACGATCTGCACCGTGCCGGTGGCCGCCTCGACCTGTCCGCCCTCGGCGACCAGCGCCACGATCTGCCCTTCGGCGCTCTCCGTGTCATAGCCCAGAAACTCGGTCGTGCCCTTCGCCTCGGCGATGTCGTACCAGACGCTCGCATCAGCGGCCTCCCCCGACCCGGCCCAGGCCGCCCGCGCCTTGGCCTTCTGTTCGGCCATGGCGGCATCGAAACCGGCCGTGTCCACGATCCGGTCCCGCTCGCGCAGGGCGTCCTGCGTGAGATCGAGGGGGAACCCATAGGTGTCGTAGAGCTTGAACGCCGACTCGCCCGGCAGAGCGGCGCCTTCAGGCAGGCGGTCCAGTTCCTCGTCGAGCAGCTTGAGGCCCCGGTCGAGCGTTGCCTTGAACCGGGTCTCTTCGGCCAGCAGCGTCTCTTCGATCATCTTCTGGCCCTGACCCAGCTCGGGATAGGCCTGCCCCATCTGCTGGACGAGCGCCGGAACCATCCTGTGCATCACCGGGTCCTTCGCCCCCAGAAGATGCGCGTGGCGCATGGCACGGCGCATGATCCGGCGAAGCACGTAGCCACGCCCTTCGTTCGACGGCAGCACGCCCTCGGCAATCAGGAACGAGGTCGACCGCAGGTGATCCGCGATCACCCGGTGGTGGACGTTCTGGTCGCCATAGGGGTCGACACCGGTGGCCTGCGCCGAGGCCTCGATCAGCGCCTTGAAGAGATCGGTCTCATAGTTGTCATGCGTGCCCTGCAGGAGTGCTGCGATCCGTTCGAGCCCCATGCCGGTGTCGATCGACTGCATGTCGAGCGCACGCATCGAGCCGTCCTCGAACTGCTCGTTCTGCATGAAGACGACGTTCCAGATCTCGATGAAGCGGTCGCCGTCTTCCTCGGGCGAGCCGGGAGGACCGCCCCAGATATGATCGCCGTGGTCATAGAAGATTTCGGTGCAGGGGCCGCAGGGGCCGGTCGGGCCCATCTGCCAGAAGTTGTCCGACGTCGGGA harbors:
- the typA gene encoding translational GTPase TypA — its product is MDLRNIAIIAHVDHGKTTLVDELLKQSGTYRANQAVAERAMDSNDLERERGITILAKATSVEWKGTRINIVDTPGHADFGGEVERILSMVDGVVLLVDAAEGPMPQTKFVTSKALALGLRPIVVLNKVDKPDAEPDRALDEVFDLFANLGADDDQLDFPHMYASGRSGWADNELDGPRKNLDALFKLIVDHVPKPRQQAHQNEDFRMLATTLGADPFVGRMLTGRIESGKIKPGATIQAISRVGQKIEQFRVSKILAFRGLAQTEIEEGVAGDIVSLAGMSKATVSDTLAALAVDEPLEAQPIDPPTITVTFGINDSPLAGRDGKKVQSRVIRERLMKEAESNVAIKVKDTPGGEAFEVSGRGELQMGVLIENMRREGFELSISRPQVIMREEDGKLLEPVEEATIDVDDDYTGAVIEKLTGPRKGDLVEMKPAGAGKTRIIAHVPSRGLIGYHGEFLTDTRGTGVLNRVFHGWTPHKGPIEGRRAGVLISMEDGEAVAYALWNLEERGKMFVVPQDKIYQGMIIGEHSRDNDLEVNPLKGKKLTNVRASGTDEAVRLTPITKMSLEQAIAYINDDELVEVTPNVVRLRKRHLDPHERKRASRGA
- a CDS encoding alpha/beta fold hydrolase; protein product: MTEPALIEVNGIRLRTWTLGDGPLVILVHGFPETAHSWRHQVAALSAAGYRVAAPDVRGYGGSDAPEPVEAYAMEEMTRDFADLATALSPDPAVIVGHDWGAPLAWNTARLFPERFRAVAGLSVPYAPPGDHAPIDIYHKLFTEKDRFFYQVYFQDEGVAEAELEADPEDSLVKFYYAWSGDAPEHGWPTDKKHGDKVLTGLTRPDLPLSWFTQEDLDAYAAAFEVSGFRGPLNRYRNHRRDHDFLKAHPSNPIIQQPSLFIYGDRDPVLTMFRTPPEKLLPATLADLRGVHRLPGIGHWTQQEAPETVNRLLIDWLRAL
- the alaS gene encoding alanine--tRNA ligase; protein product: MVSLNDIRSTFLSYFERQGHTVVDSSPLVPRNDPTLMFTNSGMVQFKNCFTGLEKRDYTRATTAQKCVRAGGKHNDLDNVGYTARHHTFFEMLGNFSFGDYFKSEAIPFAWELITKDFGVDKSRLMTTVYHTDDEAFEIWKKVGVPEDRIIRIPTSDNFWQMGPTGPCGPCTEIFYDHGDHIWGGPPGSPEEDGDRFIEIWNVVFMQNEQFEDGSMRALDMQSIDTGMGLERIAALLQGTHDNYETDLFKALIEASAQATGVDPYGDQNVHHRVIADHLRSTSFLIAEGVLPSNEGRGYVLRRIMRRAMRHAHLLGAKDPVMHRMVPALVQQMGQAYPELGQGQKMIEETLLAEETRFKATLDRGLKLLDEELDRLPEGAALPGESAFKLYDTYGFPLDLTQDALRERDRIVDTAGFDAAMAEQKAKARAAWAGSGEAADASVWYDIAEAKGTTEFLGYDTESAEGQIVALVAEGGQVEAATGTVQIVVNQTPFYAEAGGQVGDTGTITTDTGRARVTDTRKVAGVFIHFADVEEGKIERGQGAKLVVDHDRRSTIRANHSATHLLNEALREALGDHVAQRGSLNAPDRLRFDFTHQKALTREELAKVENDVNAFIRQNSPVETRIMTPDDARAMGAQALFGEKYGDEVRVVSMGRAPTGKGVDKNTWSIELCGGTHVARTGDIGAFVLTAESASSAGVRRIEALTGAEAMRELRRRDVLMSEVEGLLKTGEQDVLARLQAILDERKALSSEVATLRRELAMSGGPSASAEAREVNGVTFLAQVLSGVSGRDLPPLIDEHKARLGSGAVLLIADVEGKAAVAAGVTGDLTERLSAVDLVRAAVGKLGGKGGGGRPDMAQGGGSDASAAEDAIKAAEAVIGG
- a CDS encoding DUF1330 domain-containing protein, producing the protein MPALWIAHVDVTDPDSYKKYAELAGPAIAQHGGAFIARGGRYVQLEGKDRPRNVVAKFPTLEAAEACYHSKEYQAALDHARGASERDLVIVETTE